The following are from one region of the Rhodopirellula sp. P2 genome:
- a CDS encoding NAD(P)-dependent oxidoreductase codes for MTNDQSLPKIGWIGTGVMGASMCGHLLDAGHEVALTTRTLAKAESLLNRGATWYSTPKDVAANSDLVFTIVGYPHDVREVILDPDTGVLAGCKPGNVMVDMTTSQPSLAVEIAEQAAKREVDSLDAPVSGGDTGARGGTLSIMVGGSTRALKKVQPCLSLMGKTIVHQGGPGAGQHTKMVNQILIATNMIGVCEALVYGHKAGLDLPTVMQSVGSGAAGSWSLNNLGPRIIDNQFGPGFYVEHFLKDMGIALEECRAMKLSMPGLALAEQLYQSVAAQGHERDGTHALALAIANLSGIDWKNR; via the coding sequence ATGACCAACGATCAATCGCTCCCTAAAATTGGATGGATCGGCACGGGAGTGATGGGGGCCAGTATGTGCGGGCATCTGCTCGATGCTGGCCACGAGGTCGCGTTGACGACCCGAACGTTGGCAAAAGCCGAGTCCTTGCTCAACCGCGGTGCGACTTGGTACAGCACCCCCAAGGACGTCGCCGCAAACAGCGACCTGGTCTTCACGATCGTTGGTTATCCGCACGACGTTCGAGAAGTCATCCTCGATCCCGACACAGGCGTGCTGGCAGGTTGCAAACCTGGCAATGTGATGGTTGACATGACCACCAGTCAGCCATCGTTGGCGGTCGAAATCGCCGAACAGGCCGCCAAGCGAGAAGTGGATTCGCTGGATGCCCCCGTTTCCGGCGGTGACACGGGGGCCCGCGGTGGAACCCTGTCGATCATGGTTGGCGGAAGCACGCGAGCACTCAAAAAAGTCCAACCCTGCCTCTCGTTGATGGGCAAAACCATTGTGCATCAAGGCGGCCCCGGCGCGGGCCAGCACACCAAAATGGTCAATCAGATCTTGATCGCGACCAACATGATCGGCGTCTGCGAAGCACTCGTCTACGGTCACAAAGCGGGCCTGGACCTGCCGACCGTGATGCAATCGGTTGGCTCCGGTGCAGCAGGGAGCTGGTCACTGAACAACTTGGGACCGCGAATCATCGACAACCAGTTCGGCCCCGGCTTCTATGTCGAGCACTTTTTGAAAGACATGGGCATTGCCTTGGAAGAGTGTCGTGCGATGAAGCTTTCCATGCCAGGCTTGGCTTTGGCTGAACAACTCTACCAATCCGTCGCCGCTCAAGGGCACGAGCGAGATGGAACGCATGCACTTGCTCTGGCCATCGCAAACCTGTCCGGCATCGATTGGAAAAACCGTTGA